The nucleotide window GGAAAAAAGATGAAAGTTTTGGTTTTGGTGGAGAGAATACTGGGGAAAAAAACAATTTTGGTTGGATTTGAAGGAAGGATCGAACCTTGGCCGAAAAGGGAAAAGACTCATTTCTAAACAAGGATAAATGGCTTCTTTTCTTGTTCGTCCGTTTAGGGATATAATACGTATACTTTCTAGTAAATCTTCCCTTTGCTAGATGAtctatatttgagcatgctatcaaGAGAAATATAAATAGGATGTTGACTTATATTGCATCTTCATCAGATTCTTCGTGGTGGATTTTTGACCAAGCTTAGCTAAGTTGCAGACATTTCGTTTCCAATTTTAACTCTTTTTTCATAATGAAGCGATGGCCTCTGAGTGTAATTATTGGCATGCACTTGTCTGACTTCATGGCAACTTATGAACTTTAAGCTTAAATAGATTCAGtgctgattttttatttttttattttgttattatgTTCCATGTGCAGCTTCTTCTCTCAACATCCTTTTTACCAGCCTAAATTCGCCATCTCAGCTAACAGGTTGGGTTCCAAGTGGTGGTGATCCCTGTGGGGATTCATGGCTGGGTGTTACATGCACAGGCTCCGCTGTTACAGCAATGTGAGGTTCTGTTCAAATGAAATTTATGTTTGGAGTTGTTGCTTTATCTGATGGTTTTTGTCACCCTTGTGGACTATATCAGCAAATTGTCAGGGTTGGAACTTGCTGGGACACCTGGCTATAATTTGGCAAGCATGTCTTCGCTAGCTGAGCTGTGAGTTGGATGAAACCATTCatatcatattttatattttggatCTAATCCCCTGATGTTAAAATGCAGTGACATGAGCAATAATAATCTTGGAGGTGGAGACCCAATACCTTATAACCTTCCACCAAACCTCCAGAGTTTGTAAGTGACGCAAGTGGGGATAGTTTTAACTGTTTGCATGCTTCTGTGTGACCTTCATGTGGATAAACTTTGCAGAAACTTTGGAGGTAACCAATTTGGTGCAAATATACCTTATTCAATCTTCCAGATGGTGACACTTAAGTATCTGTGAGTGGCAGTTTAATCCCATTATTTTCTGTACTATTGACCATGATGCTATCAATCTAAACAAAGTGCCAATTGATGTAGAAATCTTGCTCATAATCAACTACAAGGAAACCTGAGTGATATGTTTGGAAGCCTTTCTAATCTCACaacaatgtaagtgtaaactttaCTATTTTGTCATTATGTTACTTAGTGTCTGCTTGACGACCACTCGCTTCATACAATAAAATAATCTAATCATCATTCTATTGTTTGATAGAATGCTATTTTCTGTAACAATATGTTTGACACATTTAAACTTCTGTAAGGTTTATCATGTCACACATTTAAATTGACTTGCAAATCATGGAATAGATTTGTTCATCTATGAAATGATTGAACACAGTAACATGATTATTTCACCAAGAGTTTGAAATCATTATTGCTAATTTATCCATTTTGTCAGATAGAATTCTCTTCTAGGTACTTATAAGCGAATCACTAGGTTGTCAGCTTGACTTTATTCAAGTGAATATCTGCTTTCGTTGCACTTAAAGAATGACAACTTTATATTGCAGGGACTTGTCCTTCAATCAACTTACTAGTGAACTTCCACAGAGCTTTAACAACCTATCAAGTTTGACAACCTTGTATGTTGAATAAATGTTAAATCCAATAAACTTGATTAAATTTCATTCTGAAAACAGTACAGATGTATCATTCATTAATTTTATATAGGTATTTGGAGAACAACCAGTTTACAGGCCAGATAGATGTCCTTGCGAATCTTCCCCTTCAAGATTTGTAAGTGTATACATTTCACTATGTTTTATAAAAAATAGTTTCTGTAGTTTATGTTAGTTGATTTACATGTTCTTGCTTTTAGAAATGTGGCAAATAACCTCTTCACCGGATGGATTCCTGATCggttaaaaaagataaataatctTCGGTGAGCATTTAATGGCTTCTGTGACATGAACTGCCTGATGACCATGTGAGTCACAATATATGGATCTTATATTTATCTTAATTTGCAGTACTGATGGTAACTCATGGAGCTCATCACCCGCACCTCCACCGTCACCTTATAGATCTCCTCCACCAGGCCGAAAAAGCAACCCAGGCCAACAATCTGATGGAAGTAACCAATCATCAGGCGGTGGAGGTGGGAATAACTTTAATATTGGTGCCGGGACAACAGCAGGAATTATTATATCTATTTTGGTCATAGGCGGAATAATTGCATTCTTTTTTATGAGGAAGAAATTACGAAAATCTTCGAGGGAAAATGTTCTAAAAAAGGATCAGCCTTTTGCCCCTCATGCTTCAGATGATGCTAAAGGTAATTAGTTGTTTCTACATGCATAATATCTGGAAAATTCTACTTTTCCATTTTAACAAATGGGGGCATGCAATCTGCCAGCCTACCTTCACCCAACAGTTGCCTTCATACTGCTCCAGTTTCCCACTCGAGGATGTGTTCTTCTGTCCCATCCCCATCCATTCAGTCGCTGCTATCCATTTCTTGGTTTTGGTTAAATGCAGCAATTAACTAAGTGGAAAATTTTGCAAGATCTCATGCTACCACAGGCAAGCACAGATGTGAAGGAGCATTTTCCTTAAAATTTAAGAAACAAGGACTTCTTTAGACTAATCTCTAATCCTATCATATATTACACAGGTTGAAATATGCCTATGCATATTGTTGTGGCATGGCCTGTGAATCTGTGATTGGACCAAACACTGGCCTACATTGGGCCTCTGAATGACTATATGATCAAGTAATTTCAACAAGAATTAAGCTACTTAGAACTTGATAATTTCTCTGAACATACAAGGTCTGAAATTTTTATCTGAATGATCACTAAACTGAGGCTTTGAAGGGATTGGGGTTTTAACAGTATATATTACTGGATCTAATTTGCGTTTTTTTTAAATTGAGGTTACTCTGAGTATATCTTTACTTTTGGCAAGCATTTTGGTGATTATTAAGTTATGGAGGTtaggatttcttttttttttgccaatATAACTGTTTATGGAACTTTCTACTCTGTTGTTGATTAGTCATTTTTGTAGTgcttaattttctttttctttttccaagtAAATGTGGCCTCATTTATTGTGAGGCTACACTAGTTTATATAGATGGTCAATTTCTCATTGTGCAAAGTATTTCAGAAGAAGAGTAAACTATTAATAAGCGGCATAGAAATtacagagaaaatacatcataggAATACAACCTCCTAGCTATTATACCAAACAAAAGTTTTTGTTTGCCTTTTCATGTTGGTTGTCCTTTTGAATAATCATTTTTATAGGACACAATTTGGACACTATATGCTTCCTTTCTCACTTCATTGGAACATCTTCTTTCTCAAATTTCATGCGGTCCTTTGTGTTCTATACTGCAAAACACAAAGGCTGCTGAGTAAAAGGAATTAGATAGctcttatattttcataaaagctCCTCATATAAGTATACACGCCAGGTAACTGTCATTAGGTCAATTCACCTGGACGCATGTTGAAAATCTAAAACCTGCTTCGGCGAATCTGACTCTCTATGGCAAGAAGTATAATTCAAATATAGAGGTGTAATGACTGCAGTGTTCCCTGAATTTTATCAACTTAAACCCTACTTTAACTTTGTTCATTTTAACCCTTGTATCCACGGCATTAGACACAATTAGTCCCTATACCGTAAAGGCCACTGCCTTGGCATAAGAAACCATTTATTATCAAGGACTAATAGTGCCTAATAAAGTAATGTACACTACAGGGACTATTTTGAACAAAAGGAGTTTAGCCTTCAGGACTAAAATTGCCTGGTTcttgaattttattttatatgacaGGTCTAATTTAGGTATTTTagtgataaaattaaaaaaatgggtatatgattttaaaaactaACTTCATTATGACTTTGGTTCTTAGTggtgatgacatgacatatgatcCTAAATTGAATGAGTAAACACAATCATTCCCCCCCTAATGCACATGAATGTAATAGATATCTGTCATGTTAGTATAATACACAAGTCCTACATAAGTGCAATCTGTGTATCATATCTGTAAGCTTCATGTCATCATAGACTTTAATGAGATACATGATGCCTATCCATAGCAGGGAGACTGGGGTTGCTCCTTTGCGACCTAAGAGATCAAGTTTCGAGTCATGAAAATAGCCTCTTTATATTTGGATAAATATTGGTAAGAtgtgtacattgaccctcccaAGATCCACAAGAGCCTCGTGCACCTAGTACGCCCACATGATGCCTCTCCAATGCAGCAAAAAGCTGAAATCAGGCCAATCCGAATGTTGCAAAAGATGTAATTTTAACCTAGTTCAGTCTATCTAGTATTAATCAAGAAATTCCAATGTGTTTAAAATTGACAAAAAGAAAGTCTACTTTCTTTAAGAAAAACATCAAACCAtttttggttttatttttttGACCATTTTTTTTCCAAGTGTCTAtcagagttattcatattaagagTTTAGATAGACAAGTGGACACCGTGTAAAACTGATGTAGATGTCCATTCTTAAACGAATAACTCATAACAAAGTTCCAACTGTTGTGGACTCATTGCCATTGAAACAACAACAATGCAACCTGCCAGTCTCTTTAAATTAGTCCACCCAATTTGTAATATACTTTCTACACAAATTTATGTCCCTCATTTTCTCACTTTAGGCACTGTAACTTGATTTTCTGGTTCATATTCATATTGTTATTTTGCTTATCATGTGAATGATCTTCTGTAGGGATGAAGACAATCCAGACATCCTCTACAGATACAGTGACATTCTCGCCACTAGCTCCCATAACCCTTAAACCTCCACCGATAGAAAGGCACAAATCACTGGGTGAAGATGATTTCTCAAACAAGCCTGTTGTGAAGAAGGATAATACAACAGCAATAGCAGTGACTGTTTATTCCGTAGCAGATTTGCAGATTGGTACAGACAGCTTCAACATAGATAATCTTGTAGGTGAAGGCCTTTTTGGTCGTGTTTACAAGGCACAATTTAGTGATGGAAAGGTATCTTTTGCTTCAAACCAGATCTTTGTGTTATCCTTTCTCAATAAACTTCTGATCTGTAGTCTGAAGCACACATTCTTTTTAACTTTTCACAAGTGATTTTGTTCCTTGCCAAAACAGAACAGCATAAACAATGCACAATGTCTCCTGGTTATAGGACTTGAACCAAACCCCAACTTATTTAAACCACAGACAACTATAATCACTACAATTCTCAACTACCTTTGAGAAGCCAAAAGTTATGAAACAAGAAAACAAGTTCAATTATTGGAAAACAGAAAACCAACTTCCAACTGGATCCACAAAGCAGCTGGCAGTTCCTATCATGCAGAAAGCCCtcgaaattgtctcttatcagtaTTTACAATTTTCAGATGGCTTCTTCATCACAAAATAGCCTGGAAAACAATCTAGAATTGTAttcagaccataatacgcagtagTAATAAATCACTGCATACCTTGCAATATATTTCTGCCTTTGATACTTTGTGCTAGAGAACTTGTTGCATATCAGAAACCGAAGCTATTAAAAACTAGCAATTTCTCCCACACGTTATTGGAAAACTTACATAGGAAAGATAAACACATTTCATTTTCACCTGCGGGTCAATTTGAATAACATACTCATTTAATGTTAGGCATCTATTTCTCTTGGCCATAAAGACAAACTCGAGAGATGAAAAATCATGTTTTATCCTTTAAGGTCAATCATATTATTGAAAAGCATCAGTTGTCAGCAGAAGAACCAAGTTCTGTTGG belongs to Musa acuminata AAA Group cultivar baxijiao chromosome BXJ3-5, Cavendish_Baxijiao_AAA, whole genome shotgun sequence and includes:
- the LOC135638587 gene encoding protein STRUBBELIG-RECEPTOR FAMILY 6-like isoform X1; the protein is MAKERGNGVVVTGVLLACILAGDPGGVGGITDETDASSLNILFTSLNSPSQLTGWVPSGGDPCGDSWLGVTCTGSAVTAIKLSGLELAGTPGYNLASMSSLAELDMSNNNLGGGDPIPYNLPPNLQSLNFGGNQFGANIPYSIFQMVTLKYLNLAHNQLQGNLSDMFGSLSNLTTMDLSFNQLTSELPQSFNNLSSLTTLYLENNQFTGQIDVLANLPLQDLNVANNLFTGWIPDRLKKINNLRTDGNSWSSSPAPPPSPYRSPPPGRKSNPGQQSDGSNQSSGGGGGNNFNIGAGTTAGIIISILVIGGIIAFFFMRKKLRKSSRENVLKKDQPFAPHASDDAKGMKTIQTSSTDTVTFSPLAPITLKPPPIERHKSLGEDDFSNKPVVKKDNTTAIAVTVYSVADLQIGTDSFNIDNLVGEGLFGRVYKAQFSDGKVMAVKKINSSALPHQSSDDFIELVSNISNLHHPNLSELVGYCSEYRQHLLVYEYYKNGPLHDLLHLSDEYSKPLSWTARIKIALGTARALEYLHEVCSPSLVHKNFKSSNILLDVDLNPHLSDCGLESLVPDAEFQASDQNMASGYDPPEVSMSGQYTLKSDVYNFGIVMLELLTGRKPFDSSRPRPEQSLVQWATPQLHDIDALDRMVDPVLKGLYPAKSLSRFADVIALCVQPEPEFRPPMSEVVQALVRLVQRANMSKRMVGGEMQETSRADEPDDYML
- the LOC135638587 gene encoding protein STRUBBELIG-RECEPTOR FAMILY 6-like isoform X3, whose protein sequence is MSSLAELDMSNNNLGGGDPIPYNLPPNLQSLNFGGNQFGANIPYSIFQMVTLKYLNLAHNQLQGNLSDMFGSLSNLTTMDLSFNQLTSELPQSFNNLSSLTTLYLENNQFTGQIDVLANLPLQDLNVANNLFTGWIPDRLKKINNLRTDGNSWSSSPAPPPSPYRSPPPGRKSNPGQQSDGSNQSSGGGGGNNFNIGAGTTAGIIISILVIGGIIAFFFMRKKLRKSSRENVLKKDQPFAPHASDDAKGMKTIQTSSTDTVTFSPLAPITLKPPPIERHKSLGEDDFSNKPVVKKDNTTAIAVTVYSVADLQIGTDSFNIDNLVGEGLFGRVYKAQFSDGKVMAVKKINSSALPHQSSDDFIELVSNISNLHHPNLSELVGYCSEYRQHLLVYEYYKNGPLHDLLHLSDEYSKPLSWTARIKIALGTARALEYLHEVCSPSLVHKNFKSSNILLDVDLNPHLSDCGLESLVPDAEFQASDQNMASGYDPPEVSMSGQYTLKSDVYNFGIVMLELLTGRKPFDSSRPRPEQSLVQWATPQLHDIDALDRMVDPVLKGLYPAKSLSRFADVIALCVQPEPEFRPPMSEVVQALVRLVQRANMSKRMVGGEMQETSRADEPDDYML
- the LOC135638587 gene encoding protein STRUBBELIG-RECEPTOR FAMILY 6-like isoform X2, which translates into the protein MLTGWVPSGGDPCGDSWLGVTCTGSAVTAIKLSGLELAGTPGYNLASMSSLAELDMSNNNLGGGDPIPYNLPPNLQSLNFGGNQFGANIPYSIFQMVTLKYLNLAHNQLQGNLSDMFGSLSNLTTMDLSFNQLTSELPQSFNNLSSLTTLYLENNQFTGQIDVLANLPLQDLNVANNLFTGWIPDRLKKINNLRTDGNSWSSSPAPPPSPYRSPPPGRKSNPGQQSDGSNQSSGGGGGNNFNIGAGTTAGIIISILVIGGIIAFFFMRKKLRKSSRENVLKKDQPFAPHASDDAKGMKTIQTSSTDTVTFSPLAPITLKPPPIERHKSLGEDDFSNKPVVKKDNTTAIAVTVYSVADLQIGTDSFNIDNLVGEGLFGRVYKAQFSDGKVMAVKKINSSALPHQSSDDFIELVSNISNLHHPNLSELVGYCSEYRQHLLVYEYYKNGPLHDLLHLSDEYSKPLSWTARIKIALGTARALEYLHEVCSPSLVHKNFKSSNILLDVDLNPHLSDCGLESLVPDAEFQASDQNMASGYDPPEVSMSGQYTLKSDVYNFGIVMLELLTGRKPFDSSRPRPEQSLVQWATPQLHDIDALDRMVDPVLKGLYPAKSLSRFADVIALCVQPEPEFRPPMSEVVQALVRLVQRANMSKRMVGGEMQETSRADEPDDYML